The Fragaria vesca subsp. vesca linkage group LG2, FraVesHawaii_1.0, whole genome shotgun sequence genome includes a window with the following:
- the LOC101309119 gene encoding uncharacterized protein LOC101309119, which yields MKNKRNQVCYCLLQRANKEITSGALFAQLFLLYLQYLYLSVISSSVGSLNAIPPKASFTVPLSINESKADQTLRGASRYNNLLQHGSSTYFVFLKCSNKAIMMFKHQISFIITRFTTRLGKLPATDDIAKRIDYRISFEPDHAPITRSAKRLKAGTEQNRKVVKVVKTQIVKTPSKNAMRNQRKRVAKAQRKRDA from the exons ATGAAGAACAAGAGAAATCAAGTGTGCTACTGTCTTCTTCAACGAGCCAACAAGGAGATAACAAGTGGAGCTCTCTTTGCTCAACTTTTTTTGCTTTATTTGCAGTATCTCTATCTTTCTGTGATATCGTCAAGCGTCGGAAGTCTCAACGCCATTCCACCAAAAGCCTCATTTACGGTACCTCTCAGTATTAACGAGAGTAAAGCTGATCAGACCCTGCGAGGAGCCTCACGCTACAACAACCTTCTCCAACACGGCTCTAGTACCTATTTCGTCTTTCTCAAGTGCTCAAACAAGGCCATAATGATGTTCAAACATCAAATATCATTTATCATCACCAGGTTCACCACTAGATTAG GAAAGCTCCCAGCGACCGACGACATTGCTAAGAGAATCGATTATCGCATATCTTTCGAACCCGACCATGCACCAATCACTCGTAGTGCAAAAAGGCTTAAAGCTGGAACAGAACAAAACAGGAAAGTTGTGAAGGTTGTCAAGACGCAGATTGTTAAGACTCCCTCCAAAAATGCAATGAGAAACCAGAGGAAGAGGGTTGCCAAGGCTCAGAGAAAAAGAGATGCTTAG